From the Leptospira kirschneri serovar Cynopteri str. 3522 CT genome, one window contains:
- a CDS encoding UDP-glucuronic acid decarboxylase family protein codes for MKKQRILITGGAGFIGSHLCEKLLKEGNEVICLDNLHTGRKKNIQKLLNDSKFEFIRHDITDPIKLEVDQIYNMACPASPVHYQSNAIKTIKTNVLGMMNMLGLAKRVGARILQASTSEVYGNPLEHPQKETYWGNVNPIGIRSCYDEGKRVAETLCFDYQRNHKVDIRVIRIFNTYGPRMLPDDGRVVSNFIVQALKKEDITLYGEGDQTRSFCYVDDLVEGIVRMMNVENFNGPVNLGNDGEFTVRELAELVLKETGSSSKIIHKPLPQDDPARRKPDLTLAKQQLGFEPKVPLVEGIRKTIEYFKNNLD; via the coding sequence ATGAAAAAACAAAGAATATTGATCACAGGAGGAGCCGGGTTTATAGGTTCTCATCTGTGTGAAAAACTTTTGAAAGAAGGCAACGAAGTTATTTGTTTAGATAATTTGCATACTGGAAGAAAGAAGAACATTCAAAAACTCTTAAATGATTCTAAGTTTGAATTTATCAGACACGATATAACCGATCCTATCAAACTTGAAGTAGATCAGATCTACAACATGGCTTGTCCTGCAAGTCCGGTACATTATCAATCGAACGCGATCAAAACGATCAAAACGAACGTTTTAGGAATGATGAATATGCTCGGTCTTGCAAAAAGAGTAGGGGCGAGAATTCTTCAAGCCTCTACCAGCGAAGTTTACGGAAATCCACTGGAACATCCTCAAAAGGAAACGTATTGGGGAAACGTAAATCCGATTGGAATCAGAAGTTGTTATGATGAAGGTAAAAGGGTAGCCGAAACTCTTTGTTTCGATTATCAGAGAAACCATAAGGTTGATATTCGGGTGATTCGAATTTTTAACACATATGGTCCTAGAATGTTACCGGACGACGGAAGAGTAGTTAGTAATTTCATCGTACAAGCTCTAAAAAAAGAGGATATAACATTATACGGAGAAGGGGATCAAACTCGTTCTTTTTGTTATGTGGATGATTTGGTAGAAGGGATTGTTCGAATGATGAACGTTGAAAATTTCAACGGGCCAGTAAATCTAGGAAACGACGGAGAATTTACAGTTCGTGAATTAGCAGAATTGGTTTTAAAAGAAACTGGTTCTTCTTCTAAAATCATTCATAAACCGCTACCTCAAGATGACCCGGCGCGTAGAAAACCGGATTTGACTCTTGCCAAACAACAACTTGGATTTGAACCGAAGGTTCCTCTTGTAGAAGGAATTCGGAAAACCATCGAATACTTTAAAAATAACTTGGATTAA
- a CDS encoding M50 family metallopeptidase — protein sequence MGNRFLRLTIFISIALTLFSFWDHHLVGYLKDFIVFIHEIGHAIAALLTGGSVHTIELHGNESGETIASSGSGFFIFVVSAGYLGSCLMGGFLLNRGFSGKMIRPTLISFGTILLLMTISYSKPGNLAQYTGIFWGLGFVLLGIFNFRINRFVLVFIGTSISLYSLYDLLDFTGNIAYTDAGIMAAWITGANSSQVVPKSVIVLGYLIALLWSFFSLSIIFVSVKKVFQSEEIVIPEQEFQQDGFFQSSENENKEVPFPGEVTPEVMEWFFSKGLDLNGKPLPAEFLEKEEL from the coding sequence ATGGGAAATCGATTTCTCAGACTGACGATTTTTATATCTATAGCGCTCACGCTTTTTTCTTTTTGGGATCATCATCTTGTAGGTTATCTAAAAGATTTTATCGTATTTATCCATGAAATTGGTCACGCGATCGCTGCTTTGTTGACCGGTGGCTCTGTTCATACGATCGAACTTCACGGAAACGAATCCGGAGAAACCATAGCAAGTTCAGGAAGTGGATTTTTTATTTTTGTAGTATCCGCTGGATATTTAGGATCTTGTTTAATGGGAGGTTTTTTATTAAACCGAGGTTTTTCCGGAAAAATGATACGTCCCACTTTGATTTCTTTTGGAACGATTCTTTTACTGATGACAATCTCTTATTCCAAACCTGGAAACCTTGCACAATATACCGGAATTTTTTGGGGTTTAGGATTTGTATTGCTTGGAATTTTTAATTTTAGAATCAATCGATTCGTTCTCGTTTTTATAGGAACGAGTATTTCTCTTTATAGTTTATACGACCTTTTAGATTTTACTGGGAACATAGCATATACGGATGCGGGGATTATGGCGGCTTGGATAACGGGAGCAAATTCTTCTCAAGTAGTTCCGAAATCAGTAATCGTTTTGGGATATTTGATTGCTCTCCTTTGGTCTTTTTTTAGCTTATCCATCATATTCGTATCGGTTAAAAAAGTTTTCCAATCGGAAGAGATCGTAATCCCGGAACAAGAATTCCAACAAGACGGTTTTTTCCAATCTTCCGAGAACGAAAATAAGGAAGTCCCATTTCCCGGAGAAGTAACTCCCGAAGTGATGGAATGGTTTTTCAGTAAAGGACTGGATCTAAATGGAAAACCGTTACCAGCGGAGTTTTTAGAAAAAGAAGAATTATGA
- a CDS encoding methyl-accepting chemotaxis protein, with translation MRKNLPITNQEIKVPINSVLISRTDMKGRISYVSQDFANISGFSEEEMLGEPHNLIRHPDVPPEIFREMWETIKNGNPWSGIVKNRTKSGDHYWVDATVTPVMSEGVISGYMSVRKKATQDQIQRAEILFSQLKNTKSFFWKLEEGIQILFKKLGLSGKIIVYALLVFVPLLFANFEWIRNGLVVLPLLGVICGSIGILFLIKTILNYRKEIREIISIQKEIVSGNFLIEIPEKKGSSEIFEIRSSLRVFVISIWGLLVQIKENFEKNQELYQYLSQSSEQFQSKTQNQAASVEETASASHELSSTLDEIVKSIHLQSTGLTAINDGIGKVNESIQNVSKSMDNLSSQTSSVKEKASQSEITFEKAILAMNEIKEYSSGISNIIGIITSISEKTNLLSLNASIESARAGEAGKGFSVVAEEISKLASRTRDSIKDIVNLIDNTTKAVNLGAEKFQESLSIVKQLTDYIGEVNSSATIVRASLFAQAEKLGEIRKNTDQVNQLGEAVSESSGFQKTASDEISLSMQNIAESSELIARTSGEIKQLVDESIRKAAKLYEILKHFKTS, from the coding sequence ATGAGAAAAAATCTTCCGATTACAAATCAAGAAATAAAAGTACCTATCAATTCGGTTCTGATTTCACGTACAGATATGAAAGGAAGAATATCGTATGTAAGTCAGGACTTTGCTAACATCAGCGGATTTTCCGAAGAGGAAATGTTAGGCGAACCTCATAATTTAATTCGCCATCCGGATGTTCCTCCCGAAATTTTTCGAGAGATGTGGGAAACGATTAAGAACGGAAATCCTTGGAGTGGAATCGTAAAAAACCGTACTAAGTCTGGGGATCATTACTGGGTAGATGCTACGGTTACTCCGGTGATGAGTGAAGGTGTGATTTCCGGTTATATGTCCGTTCGTAAAAAAGCGACTCAAGATCAAATCCAAAGGGCAGAGATTTTATTCTCTCAACTAAAAAATACAAAATCGTTCTTCTGGAAATTAGAAGAAGGCATTCAGATATTGTTCAAGAAATTGGGACTTTCCGGAAAGATTATCGTGTACGCCTTACTTGTTTTTGTTCCTTTATTGTTCGCAAATTTCGAATGGATTCGAAACGGTTTGGTCGTATTACCTCTGTTAGGAGTTATTTGCGGAAGTATAGGAATTCTTTTTTTGATCAAAACGATTTTAAATTATCGAAAAGAAATTCGAGAGATTATTTCAATTCAAAAAGAAATTGTATCCGGTAACTTCCTCATAGAAATTCCAGAAAAAAAAGGGAGTTCCGAAATATTTGAAATTCGTTCCAGTCTTAGAGTTTTTGTAATTAGCATTTGGGGTTTGTTGGTTCAAATCAAGGAAAATTTTGAAAAGAATCAGGAACTCTATCAATATCTTTCTCAGTCTAGTGAACAATTTCAATCTAAAACACAAAATCAGGCGGCTTCCGTGGAAGAAACCGCGTCCGCTTCTCATGAACTATCTTCGACGTTAGACGAAATTGTAAAATCAATTCATTTACAATCTACCGGTTTGACCGCAATCAACGACGGAATCGGAAAAGTAAACGAGTCGATCCAAAACGTATCTAAATCTATGGATAACCTTTCTTCTCAAACTTCTTCCGTAAAAGAAAAGGCTTCTCAAAGTGAAATAACTTTTGAAAAAGCAATTTTAGCAATGAATGAGATCAAAGAATATTCGAGCGGAATTTCAAATATTATAGGAATTATTACTTCTATTTCCGAAAAAACAAATTTGTTATCGTTAAACGCTTCCATCGAATCTGCGAGAGCGGGAGAAGCTGGAAAAGGTTTTAGTGTGGTGGCCGAAGAAATTTCAAAATTGGCTTCTCGAACTAGAGATTCTATCAAAGACATAGTCAATCTAATAGATAACACTACAAAGGCGGTTAATTTAGGTGCGGAGAAATTTCAAGAATCCTTATCCATTGTTAAACAACTTACGGATTATATAGGTGAAGTAAATTCTTCCGCTACAATCGTGAGAGCATCTTTATTTGCTCAGGCGGAAAAGTTGGGAGAGATTAGAAAGAATACGGATCAAGTCAATCAACTTGGTGAAGCCGTAAGCGAATCTTCCGGGTTTCAAAAAACGGCTTCTGATGAAATTTCTTTATCTATGCAAAACATTGCGGAAAGTTCGGAATTGATCGCAAGAACATCCGGAGAAATCAAACAACTCGTAGACGAATCCATTCGTAAGGCGGCTAAGTTATACGAAATCTTAAAACATTTTAAGACTTCTTAA
- a CDS encoding LIC_10042 family TonB-like protein → MSIKLSFLISGLIHILLFLFYSITFLKFSKIENLKIHLKKGTTPTVTFSFLQDDSNKNSKSFMSENSNNEGTLRKEIEKFKNEIHFPQGALDQRLESDCSWEVRIKSGGKGEILRTLQPCKYSIFEVEFNRALRTWKFDLQEGTNLIIPVSFKIYDREF, encoded by the coding sequence ATGAGCATTAAGCTTTCGTTTTTGATTTCGGGTTTAATTCATATTCTATTATTTCTTTTTTATTCCATAACTTTTCTAAAATTTTCAAAGATAGAAAATTTAAAAATTCATCTTAAAAAAGGAACCACTCCGACGGTAACTTTCAGTTTTTTACAAGACGATTCAAATAAAAATTCAAAGTCTTTTATGTCTGAAAATTCGAATAACGAAGGAACTTTAAGAAAGGAAATTGAAAAATTTAAGAACGAAATTCACTTTCCACAAGGCGCTCTGGATCAAAGACTGGAATCGGATTGTTCTTGGGAAGTAAGAATAAAGTCTGGCGGAAAAGGGGAAATTTTAAGAACCCTTCAGCCCTGTAAATATTCGATCTTTGAAGTCGAATTTAATAGAGCCTTAAGAACTTGGAAATTCGATCTTCAAGAGGGAACAAACCTGATCATTCCGGTTTCCTTTAAAATATATGATAGAGAATTCTGA
- a CDS encoding UpxY family transcription antiterminator has product MIENSDVNEWYVLYTNPRSEKKLKRLFQERKIECFLPLISKKKKWSDRWKVIEEPMYPSYIFVKISFFKDRVRILQLPGAHHFVFYLGKPYVIPEEDLNLVQTFLETYPDKIQVEMQEKLLPGKKVLIQEGPFTGFKAEIIQRKNEEQIVVKFPGMNLVTSVTLDIKTLRLEETLGSNF; this is encoded by the coding sequence ATGATAGAGAATTCTGACGTTAACGAATGGTATGTTCTTTATACCAATCCTAGGTCCGAGAAAAAGTTAAAACGATTATTCCAAGAAAGAAAGATCGAATGTTTTCTTCCTCTCATTTCTAAAAAGAAAAAATGGTCCGATCGTTGGAAGGTTATCGAAGAACCGATGTATCCTTCTTATATTTTTGTAAAAATTTCGTTCTTTAAAGATCGAGTCAGAATTTTACAATTACCCGGAGCACATCACTTTGTATTTTACTTAGGTAAACCATACGTCATTCCCGAAGAAGATCTTAATTTAGTACAAACCTTTTTAGAAACGTATCCGGATAAAATCCAAGTTGAAATGCAGGAAAAACTTTTGCCGGGTAAAAAGGTTCTCATTCAAGAAGGGCCGTTTACCGGATTTAAAGCCGAAATTATACAAAGAAAAAACGAAGAACAAATCGTCGTTAAATTCCCCGGAATGAATTTGGTGACATCAGTAACTCTAGATATAAAAACGTTAAGACTGGAGGAAACTCTTGGATCCAATTTTTGA